From Budorcas taxicolor isolate Tak-1 chromosome 19, Takin1.1, whole genome shotgun sequence, the proteins below share one genomic window:
- the SLC25A19 gene encoding mitochondrial thiamine pyrophosphate carrier — protein MVGYDPKADDRNISNLEVAVAGSVSGLVTRVLISPLDVIKIRFQLQIERLSRSDPNAKYHGILQAGRQILQEEGPTAFWKGHIPAQLLSIGYGAVQFLSFEVLTELVHRANVRDARDFSVHFLCGGLSACVATLAVHPVDVLRTRFAAQGEPRVYKTLRDAVVTMYRTEGPLVFYKGLNPTLIAIFPYAGFQFSIYSSLKRAYEWALPAEGKKNGNFKNLLCGSGAGVISKTLTYPLDLFKKRLQVGGFEQARASFGQVRSYKGLLDCAGQVLREEGPQGCFKGLSPSLLKAALSTGLVFFWYELFCNFFHHISKADS, from the exons ATGGTGGGCTATGACCCCAAAGCAGACGACAGGAATATCTCCAATCTTGAGGTGGCCGTGGCTGGGTCTGTGTCCGGACTTGTCACTCGGGTGTTGATCAGCCCCTTGGATGTCATCAAAATCCGCTTCCAG CTTCAGATTGAGCGCCTGTCTCGCAGTGACCCCAATGCAAAATACCACGGAATCCTGCAGGCCGGGAGACAGATTTTGCAAGAGGAGGGCCCAACAGCATTCTGGAAAGGGCACATCCCAGCCCAGCTTCTCTCCATAGGCTATGGAGCTGTCCAA TTTTTGTCGTTTGAAGTGCTGACCGAGCTGGTGCACAGGGCCAATGTGCGCGATGCCCGCGACTTCTCCGTGCACTTTTTGTGCGGCGGCCTGTCTGCCTGCGTGGCCACCCTCGCCGTGCATCCCGTGGACGTGCTGCGCACCCGCTTTGCAGCTCAGGGTGAGCCCAGG GTCTATAAAACCCTGCGAGACGCCGTGGTGACTATGTACAGGACTGAAGGCCCCTTGGTCTTCTACAAAGGCCTGAACCCCACCTTGATCGCCATCTTCCCCTACGCGGGGTTCCAGTTCTCCATCTACAGCTCCTTGAAGCGTGCCTACGAGTGGGCCTTGCCGGCCGAAGGCAAGAAAAACG GGAACTTCAAAAACCTGCTTTGTGGCAGCGGAGCTGGCGTCATCAGCAAGACCCTCACGTACCCGCTGGACCTCTTTAAGAAACGGCTGCAGGTCGGAGGGTTTGAGCAGGCCCGAGCCTCCTTTGGCCAG GTGCGAAGCTACAAGGGCCTCCTGGACTGTGCCGGGCAGGTGCTGCGAGAGGAGGGGCCACAGGGCTGCTTCAAAGGCCTGTCTCCCAGCCTGCTGAAGGCCGCCCTCTCCACCGGCTTGGTATTCTTCTGGTATGAgctcttctgtaacttcttccatCACATAAGCAAGGCAGACAGCTAG